Within Myceligenerans xiligouense, the genomic segment CGAGCGTCGGGCGGAGGCGGAGCGCCTGGGCGAGCTGGCCGTCGGCGACGTCGCGGGCGCGCGATCCGTTGCTTGCGAGGTTCCGGAACGTGCCGGCCCGCAGCACAGCGGCCAGGTGCGCGGCCCAGCCCGCGCCGTGCCGGGCATCGGGCCCGACGGTGTCACCTACGCCGACGGTGATCGAGTCACCCAGCGCGACCGCCACCGCGGGCCCTGGGGTCATGGCCGGGAGCCGGCCGGAACCATGTCGGCGGCCGCCCGGCCGGTGAGCGCCTCCGAGTCCTCGAACGTCGGCTTGTCGTGCAGCGCCAGCATCGCCGCGCCCGTCGCGGTCCACGGGAACAGCTCCGCGCGCTCCCGCGCCGCCGCGCGCCGGGCGACGGGGTCACGGTCCAGCACGTCGTGGATCGCGAGGGCCAGCGGTGCCGGTTCGGGCGCCGCCGCCGCGCCGGCCGGGCCGACGATCTCCGGCAGGGCGCTCGTCGCGGAGCACACCACGGGAGTTCCGGAGGCCAGCGCTTCGAGCGCGGCGAGCCCGAAGGTCTCGATGGGACCCGGAGCGACGACGACGTCGGCGCAGCTCAGCAGGGTTGCCAGGCGCACGCGGTCCGGGACGAACGACAGGAACTTGTGCGGCAGCCCGGCGGCGGCGGCGCGGTCGCGCACCTTCGGCAGCAGCGGCCCGGCCCCCGCGACGACGAGGCGTACCGGGCGGCCGTCGCGCATCACCTGGGTGGCGGCGTCGACGGCGAGATCGACGCGCTTCTCCTGCGAGATCCGGCTGGCGGTCACGATCAGGGTGGTGCCCGCAGGGGCGTACTGCTCCCGGAACTCGTCGTCGTACCGGTCCGGCCGGAACATGTCGAGGTCCACGCCGAGCGGGACCCGGAAGAGTGGAGGCAGCACCGTGTTGCGCGCTCGCCGGCGCAGGCGCTCCACCTCACCGGCGGCGAACTCGGTGGTCGCGACCAGCCGGTCGAACCTCGGCAGGGTGGCGAGGTTGTAGCGGTCGGCGAACCGCGGGGCCGTCGCGGCTCCCAGCGCGGCGATGCGCCCGTCCGGGCCGTGACCGGGCACCCAGGAACGCAGCACGCCGTCGACCCGTTCGTGCAGCATGGCGAGCGACGGCACCCCTTCGCTACGCGCCCAGTCGCCGATCCCCGTCAGAGTGGTGCGGTCCGAGATCTCCAGGCGGTCCGGCTCCAGCGCCTCGAGGAGCCGGCGTACCTTGCGCGGGCGGACCACCACCCGGTAGCCGCCGGAGAACGGGGCGCGGGGCGCGGCCACCGTGATGAGGCGGACGCCGTCCACCTGCGACACGGAGTCACGGTCGCCGGGGACCAGGAGTACCGGTTCATGACCGTGCCGCAGGTACTGTCCGGCCATCGCGTGCATCGCGGTCCGGATCCCGCCGGAGCGCGGGCCGTAGAAATTCGCGATGTGAACGATGCGCACGGTCAAACCTCCGCCGACCCAGCCCTTTCATGGACCCGGATCGCGTCTTCGTAGTGGTGCACGAGCTCTTCGCAGATGTCGTGCCAGGTGCGGCTCTCGGCGCGCTCGCGGGCCGCTGCCCCGAACGCGAGCCGCTTGCGCTCGTCGCCCACGAGGTCGGCCACGTGCCGCCGCAATGCCTTGTGGTCACCTGGAGCGTACAACCATCCGTCGTGCGAGTGCCGCACGATGTCCAGCGGTCCACCGGCGGCGGGCGCCACCACGGGGACGCCGCTCGCGTGCGCCTCCTGGAGGGTCTGGCCGAAGGTCTCCAGCTCACCCGGATGCACGAACACGTCCAGGCTGGCCATGGCACGGGCCAGTTCCTGGCCGCGGAGCAAGCCGGTGAAGTGCGCTGTCGGCAGCAGGTGGTGCAGGGCCTCCCGCTCGGGGCCGTCGCCGACGACGACGAGCCGCACGTTCGGCAGGTCCTTGAGCACGCTCAGCGCCTCCACCTGCTTCTCGGCGGCGAGTCGCCCGACGTACCCGACCAGCACCTCCTTGTCGCCCCCGACCGCGCGGCGCCAGCCCTCGTCGCGGAACCGCGGGTGGAACGACGTGGTGTCCACGCCCCGCCCCCACAGCCGCATGTTCGGGATGCCGTGGGCCGCGAGCTGCCGCATGGTCGCGGTGGAGGGCACGAGGTTGAGCGTCGCCTTCTCGTGCAGGTCCTTGACCCGCTTCCACAGCAGTGGCTCGAAGTGGCCCAGCCCGTAGCGGGACGCGTAGCCCGGCACCTCGGTCTGGTACACGGCGACGGTCGGCAGGCCCATCCGCTCGGCCGCGAGCATGCCCCGCCAGCCGAGGATGAA encodes:
- a CDS encoding glycosyltransferase yields the protein MRIVHIANFYGPRSGGIRTAMHAMAGQYLRHGHEPVLLVPGDRDSVSQVDGVRLITVAAPRAPFSGGYRVVVRPRKVRRLLEALEPDRLEISDRTTLTGIGDWARSEGVPSLAMLHERVDGVLRSWVPGHGPDGRIAALGAATAPRFADRYNLATLPRFDRLVATTEFAAGEVERLRRRARNTVLPPLFRVPLGVDLDMFRPDRYDDEFREQYAPAGTTLIVTASRISQEKRVDLAVDAATQVMRDGRPVRLVVAGAGPLLPKVRDRAAAAGLPHKFLSFVPDRVRLATLLSCADVVVAPGPIETFGLAALEALASGTPVVCSATSALPEIVGPAGAAAAPEPAPLALAIHDVLDRDPVARRAAARERAELFPWTATGAAMLALHDKPTFEDSEALTGRAAADMVPAGSRP
- a CDS encoding glycosyltransferase family 4 protein, whose protein sequence is MRVAIVTESFLPQVNGVTNSVLRVLEHLEQRGDEAMVLAPDADSGAVPPFVSGAPVVELGSIGFPGYPDVRVVVGKKWRTERTLAAFEPDVVHLASPFILGWRGMLAAERMGLPTVAVYQTEVPGYASRYGLGHFEPLLWKRVKDLHEKATLNLVPSTATMRQLAAHGIPNMRLWGRGVDTTSFHPRFRDEGWRRAVGGDKEVLVGYVGRLAAEKQVEALSVLKDLPNVRLVVVGDGPEREALHHLLPTAHFTGLLRGQELARAMASLDVFVHPGELETFGQTLQEAHASGVPVVAPAAGGPLDIVRHSHDGWLYAPGDHKALRRHVADLVGDERKRLAFGAAARERAESRTWHDICEELVHHYEDAIRVHERAGSAEV